A window of Eubacteriaceae bacterium ES3 contains these coding sequences:
- the rpsI gene encoding 30S ribosomal protein S9, with translation MAKVQYFGTGRRKTSVARVRLLPGSGKFTINGRDIDEYFGLETLKVVARQPLALTDTINTFDVIVNVHGGGFTGQSGAIRHGIARALLEADINLRPELKRAGYLTRDSRMVERKKYGLKKARRAPQFSKR, from the coding sequence ATGGCAAAAGTACAATATTTTGGAACTGGCAGAAGAAAAACCTCGGTAGCCCGGGTTCGATTATTACCAGGTAGTGGTAAGTTCACCATTAATGGTCGTGATATTGACGAGTATTTTGGTTTAGAAACTTTAAAAGTTGTGGCTAGACAACCATTAGCGTTAACAGACACAATCAACACATTTGATGTGATTGTCAATGTTCATGGTGGTGGTTTTACAGGACAATCTGGTGCAATTCGTCATGGGATTGCACGAGCACTACTGGAAGCAGATATAAACCTGAGACCAGAACTCAAACGTGCCGGTTACCTGACCCGAGATTCAAGAATGGTTGAACGTAAAAAATACGGTCTTAAAAAAGCGAGACGCGCACCTCAATTTTCAAAACGTTAA
- a CDS encoding AI-2E family transporter, translating into MQRNKNENQYGIENRRFKGYLILIAFGTVLLVGLMNLSVVLEYLGVFFGIITPILIGLGFAFILNIPMNFLETHVFKFIDHLRSFHLRKKNRNAETPEVRKMERSKLKRFLSIFTTFFILFSLISGIITFVVPQLVTSTNTLIEKFPSYYASFNQWVNDMISFFNLPNDILSQVIERWDEFVKEFGTDMLNLLPEIYDATVSVTVTVFNALMGVILSVYMLADKERLLALKDKLLYAYVRRDRAEFIDDVSHTANQVFHGFIAGQITEAFILGTLCALGLAILQVPYALLIGVLVGATSVIPVFGAFLGAVPSGFILLIVDPIYCLIFVVYIIVLQQVESNLIYPRVVGGSIGLSGIWVVMGMLIGGSLFGFLGIILGIPSFAVFYSVFRKVTNERIERIKQEESSKKNEAIE; encoded by the coding sequence ATGCAAAGAAACAAAAATGAAAACCAGTATGGAATTGAAAATCGGCGTTTTAAAGGTTATTTGATTCTCATCGCATTTGGGACTGTTTTGCTGGTTGGCTTGATGAACCTAAGCGTCGTCCTGGAGTATCTAGGCGTGTTTTTCGGGATTATTACACCAATCCTAATTGGATTAGGCTTTGCGTTTATCCTCAATATTCCAATGAATTTTTTAGAAACGCACGTATTTAAGTTTATAGATCACTTACGTTCTTTTCATCTTCGCAAGAAAAACAGAAATGCTGAAACCCCAGAAGTAAGAAAAATGGAGAGAAGTAAACTTAAACGCTTTTTATCAATATTCACGACCTTTTTTATCTTGTTTAGCTTGATCAGCGGCATTATCACCTTTGTTGTACCACAGCTGGTGACCAGTACCAATACCTTAATTGAAAAATTTCCTTCTTATTATGCCTCATTTAATCAATGGGTGAATGATATGATATCTTTTTTTAATCTGCCCAATGATATTTTAAGTCAGGTGATAGAACGTTGGGATGAATTCGTCAAGGAATTTGGTACAGATATGCTCAATCTGCTACCAGAAATATATGATGCGACAGTAAGTGTAACGGTAACAGTTTTTAATGCTCTGATGGGAGTAATTCTCTCAGTCTATATGCTGGCAGATAAAGAGAGGCTTCTGGCATTAAAGGATAAGCTGCTCTATGCTTATGTGAGAAGAGATCGGGCTGAATTTATTGACGATGTCAGCCATACAGCAAATCAGGTTTTTCATGGTTTTATTGCTGGTCAGATCACAGAGGCATTTATTCTGGGAACGCTTTGTGCGTTGGGACTAGCCATACTGCAAGTTCCATACGCCTTGCTGATCGGCGTATTAGTTGGAGCAACAAGCGTCATACCAGTGTTTGGAGCTTTTTTGGGAGCCGTTCCCAGCGGATTTATTCTCCTGATTGTTGATCCCATTTATTGTTTGATCTTTGTTGTATATATCATTGTTCTACAACAGGTAGAAAGTAATTTGATTTATCCACGAGTAGTGGGGGGGTCAATTGGATTATCGGGTATTTGGGTAGTGATGGGAATGTTGATTGGCGGTAGTTTATTTGGCTTCCTGGGAATTATTCTGGGAATACCAAGCTTTGCAGTATTTTACTCTGTCTTCAGAAAAGTGACAAACGAACGAATTGAAAGAATAAAACAGGAAGAATCTTCTAAAAAAAATGAGGCTATCGAATGA
- a CDS encoding putative ABC transporter permease produces the protein MYYSLALLFLYFIIYAIIGWICEEVYCSILEGHIVNRGFLNGPYCPIYGVGAMVIIYVLAPYANSPLNIFILGVFLTSLLEYITSWGMEKMFHAKWWDYSDHRFNINGRVCLLNSTLFGLMCLILIYLVHPVVENTLNYFSSNQAVLIALVLSILFLIDLIESVRQVVSFNKKLDAIYDSTRDFAENFKEKGLNTANAMSKRLIDFADNKLEDASEQLDDVRNQAHLSFDTFLIRLREKRFIDRYANKRIVKAFPDMVHLRRQNSLNLYKSILDKRNQSHKK, from the coding sequence ATGTATTATTCGTTAGCTTTATTATTTCTTTACTTTATAATTTATGCCATTATCGGCTGGATCTGTGAAGAAGTTTACTGTTCTATACTGGAAGGCCATATCGTCAATCGTGGCTTTCTAAATGGGCCTTATTGCCCAATTTATGGGGTTGGCGCAATGGTTATAATATATGTTCTTGCTCCTTATGCCAATAGTCCATTGAATATTTTTATTCTGGGCGTTTTTTTAACCAGTCTACTTGAATACATTACCAGTTGGGGGATGGAGAAAATGTTTCATGCGAAATGGTGGGATTACTCAGATCATCGTTTCAACATAAATGGCAGGGTCTGTTTGCTTAACTCTACCCTCTTTGGCTTGATGTGTCTGATTCTGATATATCTGGTTCACCCCGTCGTTGAAAACACCCTGAACTATTTTTCAAGTAATCAAGCAGTTTTAATTGCTCTCGTTCTATCGATTCTTTTTCTGATCGATCTAATCGAATCTGTACGACAAGTTGTTTCCTTCAATAAGAAATTGGATGCAATTTATGACTCAACGCGTGACTTCGCTGAGAATTTCAAGGAAAAGGGACTTAATACTGCAAATGCCATGAGTAAACGACTAATCGATTTTGCTGATAATAAGCTGGAGGATGCATCTGAACAGCTGGATGATGTCAGAAATCAGGCGCATCTTTCATTTGATACTTTTCTGATTAGACTGCGCGAAAAGCGCTTTATTGATCGTTATGCGAATAAACGTATCGTAAAAGCTTTTCCAGATATGGTCCACCTTCGACGACAAAATTCTCTAAATCTATACAAATCTATCCTTGATAAAAGAAATCAATCGCATAAAAAATGA
- the rplM gene encoding 50S ribosomal protein L13 → MNSNATIMAKSHEIDRKWYVIDAEGKVLGRLATEVANVLRGKNKPFFSPHMDCGDFVVIINADKVVLTGKKLDQKLYKTFSGYPGGLKEMTYRKFLAEKPEKLVYKAVKGMIPHNKLGNKIATKLKVYAGSEHPHAAQMPEVYEF, encoded by the coding sequence ATGAATTCAAACGCCACTATTATGGCAAAATCTCATGAGATAGATCGCAAATGGTATGTGATTGATGCTGAAGGTAAAGTATTAGGTCGTCTGGCAACAGAAGTTGCTAATGTTCTGAGAGGTAAAAACAAACCGTTTTTTTCTCCACATATGGATTGTGGCGATTTTGTAGTTATTATCAATGCCGACAAGGTAGTACTAACCGGTAAAAAACTTGATCAAAAATTGTACAAAACATTTTCTGGATATCCTGGTGGATTAAAAGAGATGACATATCGAAAATTTTTAGCTGAAAAACCTGAAAAATTGGTTTATAAAGCAGTTAAAGGCATGATCCCTCACAACAAATTGGGAAATAAAATTGCTACAAAATTAAAGGTTTATGCTGGCAGTGAACATCCACATGCAGCACAGATGCCTGAAGTATACGAATTTTAG
- a CDS encoding CdaR family protein: MEKKRIPIHDRIVRLILSIVLAMTLWFTVNGDSDMLITQDYNSIPITLANQDTLSAKNLVLAEDKSYYLNLKIRGTDRNLRNIDIGEVRAEVDLSDITEKGTYELEIAVKGLPNTVIISSMNPTTLLIEVDSIIKENHEVVIKTEGKPANERSVIATTVEETVEVEGPEEELARIDRIQGTVNVNGLEEDAVRYVQVSAYDTDGNVIQDVEVVPDVVTADIVLGQSKTVGVIPATSGSPADGYIATDITVEPSRISIGAKQDLLDSIENISISSIDLSGQSQTFTQEVDLELPEGAYFLDGNGKVRVTVNIETPVEKSLTIENIETRNLGAGLIVSKVRDTNAVVKLEGDDNVINSILASQVEVYVDCSGLAAGTYELPVQTNLSEAIVKSITPETTTVTIE, from the coding sequence ATGGAAAAGAAAAGAATTCCGATTCATGATCGAATTGTTAGACTGATACTTTCAATTGTGTTGGCAATGACCTTATGGTTTACGGTCAATGGAGACTCTGATATGCTTATCACTCAGGATTACAACAGTATTCCAATTACCCTTGCAAATCAGGATACTCTATCTGCCAAAAATCTTGTGCTGGCTGAGGATAAGAGTTACTATCTTAATTTAAAGATTAGAGGAACAGACCGAAACTTAAGAAATATTGACATCGGTGAAGTGCGGGCAGAGGTAGATCTAAGTGATATTACTGAAAAAGGCACCTATGAACTGGAAATAGCGGTCAAAGGGCTACCTAACACGGTGATTATAAGCAGTATGAATCCAACAACACTTTTAATTGAAGTGGACAGTATTATCAAAGAGAACCATGAAGTGGTTATCAAAACTGAAGGAAAGCCGGCCAACGAACGTTCAGTGATTGCGACAACGGTGGAAGAGACTGTCGAGGTTGAAGGGCCAGAAGAAGAATTGGCTAGAATCGATAGAATACAGGGAACGGTTAACGTAAATGGTCTGGAAGAGGATGCGGTCCGTTATGTTCAAGTGTCTGCGTATGACACAGATGGCAATGTCATACAGGATGTGGAGGTAGTTCCAGATGTTGTAACGGCTGACATCGTTTTAGGCCAGTCTAAAACAGTTGGCGTAATTCCGGCAACTTCAGGAAGCCCGGCTGACGGCTATATTGCAACAGATATAACCGTCGAACCATCACGAATATCGATCGGAGCAAAACAGGATTTACTTGATAGTATTGAGAATATTTCAATTAGTTCCATTGATTTAAGTGGACAGAGTCAGACTTTTACCCAGGAGGTTGATCTTGAATTACCCGAAGGAGCCTATTTTTTGGATGGTAATGGAAAGGTTCGGGTAACCGTCAATATTGAAACACCGGTTGAAAAATCATTGACCATCGAAAATATTGAGACCAGAAATTTGGGAGCAGGCTTAATTGTGTCAAAAGTCAGAGATACAAACGCAGTGGTTAAGCTTGAAGGAGATGACAATGTTATCAATAGTATCCTTGCTTCTCAGGTCGAAGTATATGTCGATTGCAGTGGTTTAGCTGCGGGTACTTATGAACTGCCTGTTCAAACGAATCTATCAGAGGCAATTGTAAAGTCAATTACACCAGAAACGACAACAGTGACGATTGAATAG
- a CDS encoding secondary thiamine-phosphate synthase enzyme YjbQ, protein MKKYELEIDGSEKLVDITPMVKEYIEEKRLKKGLVHITVPGKSSAVMIFINDELRLEREFFEKMNHLIPKYDGMRFTGWTTASVKSSMFSVNETLMVENGTLILDSVQSVYFVEFQGPGKRSFFINSMGNELMENEVAQVPEMLEEQFQIYQDKKEEEARIIEEMRREWRESHPELN, encoded by the coding sequence ATGAAGAAATATGAATTAGAGATAGATGGCAGTGAAAAACTAGTGGATATTACACCAATGGTGAAAGAATATATTGAAGAGAAACGGCTTAAAAAAGGTTTGGTGCATATTACTGTACCAGGCAAATCGTCGGCGGTTATGATATTTATTAATGATGAATTACGTTTGGAGCGGGAATTTTTTGAAAAAATGAATCATCTGATTCCCAAATATGATGGAATGAGATTTACTGGCTGGACGACCGCGAGCGTAAAATCCTCAATGTTTAGTGTCAATGAAACATTAATGGTCGAGAATGGAACCCTCATACTTGATTCTGTTCAGAGTGTCTATTTTGTGGAATTTCAAGGTCCGGGAAAAAGGAGCTTTTTTATAAATAGTATGGGAAATGAACTCATGGAGAATGAAGTTGCCCAGGTTCCAGAAATGCTTGAAGAACAGTTTCAGATTTATCAGGATAAAAAAGAGGAAGAAGCTAGAATAATCGAAGAAATGCGTCGGGAATGGCGGGAAAGTCATCCTGAATTAAATTGA
- a CDS encoding DUF3578 domain-containing protein has protein sequence MSWEWLDETKIIKKCEYTDFTNLEMIVPENVESFFSGNGDRLEFSFNGREFPIYIRKESSRMELKLSKVMVRKLAEDFPEYETFFVKENNNVPKLLFAKNDDKIFLSLVKDEEKLKVDHFNDQLGDDIPAGPAGNGLSRKLKEWIDEYPNFYPRDFRFSFKEVISEEIPEIITTIPEFYNGGFQVHGFAGDSEWAEIPWIAVKKESDLDSGLSLVYCLAKDSQILYLAILYKEDGAGVGSLSERVSELREKVPKNGVKSQRNEIYLADPLLVSGFVYYKDYENDVPDDAALVKDFRDMLAIYEEILERKDQPVHSSPVELPVDAPDEDKNISSELESDLSDGKTPEDKNDFLDESNDRNESEESDVGKGINIDFDVRLDSGKEKKVSTENDSSDQVQEPVELVMEEAQIEKANAEIQKDNFNEDKNEDVEGLSSNKGLESEKKFVQERPAAFNQNTSKRREPMMERKIPSDPIDLVRHLQLSAKSENNFKMPVLLQTVMDKMGGRGFYFPDRFIVDYYLSLKAKPFLIIRGRAGTGKTSFPRLFAEAIGASYDNGRYERVLVSKDWEDEKQILRSFDQRGSFIASPIVRMIKKAMDDPGMPHFLMLDEMDQAKDMTCYRLLLEGINGRDEALLERDDFLSDNGAYREFGGLIFPDNLYIIGSLRDPQRCSAALLDSGNLLEMPEVAINAFPTGGEIRDDRIWSNQQFKMNSPIPRLPEIIEKLMVSLTTIQDLLLDYRTGMGYRQKNEVLAFGINSGIEELFSEADCIDLALTQRLIPWVEEENQVGEVFFRELCLLAVNGKPTFEEAIKSNLLGLSEDDFYVVMKYWEENHYFIWPKTASYLIKRNKK, from the coding sequence ATGAGTTGGGAATGGCTGGATGAGACGAAGATCATAAAAAAATGTGAATATACTGATTTTACGAATTTGGAAATGATAGTCCCTGAAAATGTAGAATCATTTTTTTCAGGTAATGGCGATCGCTTAGAATTTTCATTTAATGGCAGAGAATTTCCAATCTATATACGCAAAGAATCTTCGAGAATGGAGCTAAAACTGAGTAAAGTTATGGTTCGAAAACTTGCTGAGGATTTTCCAGAGTATGAAACGTTTTTTGTGAAAGAAAATAATAATGTGCCTAAACTGTTGTTTGCAAAAAATGACGATAAAATATTTTTATCACTAGTAAAAGATGAGGAAAAACTGAAAGTTGACCACTTCAATGATCAGCTTGGTGATGATATTCCGGCTGGTCCAGCGGGGAATGGTTTAAGTCGAAAATTGAAAGAATGGATTGATGAATATCCTAACTTTTATCCGCGCGATTTTCGGTTTTCTTTTAAAGAAGTTATAAGTGAAGAAATCCCAGAAATTATTACTACGATACCCGAATTTTATAATGGTGGTTTTCAGGTTCACGGTTTTGCCGGTGATAGTGAATGGGCTGAAATTCCATGGATCGCAGTTAAAAAAGAAAGTGATCTGGATAGTGGTTTAAGTCTGGTTTATTGCCTGGCAAAAGACAGTCAGATTCTTTATCTGGCTATTCTTTACAAGGAAGATGGAGCAGGCGTTGGGAGTTTGTCTGAACGTGTTTCAGAATTACGTGAAAAAGTACCCAAAAATGGAGTTAAAAGCCAGAGAAATGAAATATATTTGGCTGATCCTTTGCTTGTTTCTGGTTTTGTCTATTATAAAGATTATGAAAATGATGTACCTGATGACGCAGCTCTGGTTAAAGATTTTCGAGATATGCTGGCGATTTATGAAGAAATCCTTGAGCGAAAGGATCAGCCGGTTCACAGCTCTCCAGTTGAGTTGCCGGTTGATGCGCCGGATGAAGATAAAAACATTAGCTCAGAGCTTGAATCAGATTTGTCAGATGGAAAAACACCTGAGGATAAGAATGACTTTTTAGATGAAAGCAACGATCGTAATGAGAGCGAAGAAAGTGATGTTGGTAAGGGTATTAATATTGATTTCGATGTGAGGCTGGATTCTGGGAAGGAAAAGAAAGTTTCGACTGAAAATGATAGTTCTGACCAGGTGCAAGAACCTGTAGAGTTGGTGATGGAAGAAGCTCAGATAGAAAAAGCAAATGCTGAGATACAAAAAGACAATTTCAATGAAGACAAGAATGAAGATGTAGAGGGCTTATCTTCAAATAAAGGTTTAGAATCTGAAAAAAAATTCGTTCAAGAAAGACCTGCAGCGTTTAATCAAAATACTTCTAAACGAAGGGAGCCTATGATGGAAAGGAAAATCCCTTCTGATCCAATTGATTTGGTACGCCATCTGCAACTTTCAGCTAAAAGTGAAAATAATTTTAAAATGCCGGTTCTTCTCCAGACTGTGATGGATAAAATGGGTGGCCGTGGTTTCTATTTTCCCGATCGGTTTATAGTGGACTACTATTTGTCTTTAAAGGCAAAACCTTTTTTGATTATCAGAGGCAGAGCTGGAACAGGAAAAACTAGTTTTCCCCGATTATTTGCTGAAGCGATTGGGGCCAGTTATGACAATGGCAGATATGAGCGCGTTCTTGTTTCGAAAGATTGGGAGGATGAAAAGCAGATTCTCCGAAGCTTTGACCAGCGAGGCAGTTTTATTGCGTCACCAATTGTAAGAATGATAAAGAAGGCCATGGATGATCCAGGTATGCCACATTTTTTAATGCTGGATGAAATGGATCAGGCCAAAGATATGACTTGTTATCGACTACTGTTGGAAGGTATAAACGGTCGTGATGAAGCGCTTCTTGAGCGTGATGACTTTTTATCTGATAACGGAGCATATCGGGAGTTTGGTGGCCTGATATTTCCCGATAACTTATATATTATTGGTTCACTCAGAGATCCTCAGCGTTGCAGTGCAGCACTATTAGATAGCGGTAATCTGCTTGAAATGCCGGAAGTGGCCATTAACGCGTTTCCCACTGGCGGTGAAATAAGAGATGACAGGATCTGGAGTAATCAGCAGTTTAAAATGAACAGTCCAATTCCAAGGTTGCCTGAAATTATTGAAAAGCTGATGGTCTCACTCACAACGATTCAAGATCTGCTACTGGATTATCGCACTGGAATGGGCTATCGTCAGAAAAACGAAGTGCTTGCTTTTGGAATTAACAGTGGAATCGAAGAATTATTTTCTGAAGCAGATTGTATTGATTTGGCCTTGACGCAGCGGTTGATACCGTGGGTTGAAGAGGAAAATCAGGTCGGTGAAGTTTTTTTTAGAGAATTATGCCTTTTGGCTGTTAATGGTAAACCTACTTTTGAAGAGGCAATCAAAAGTAATTTGCTTGGATTATCAGAGGATGATTTCTACGTAGTCATGAAATACTGGGAAGAAAATCATTATTTTATTTGGCCGAAAACAGCTTCTTATCTGATAAAGCGAAATAAAAAATAA
- a CDS encoding CBS domain-containing protein: protein MKNHLFHLLPKSNTVFLNSTDSYQQAYNMFVLTNYTALPVINKKGQYVGTICEGDLLRVLSLSITHPEINLDTFEIKDIEFKTKTEVARINENFDRLVALAVSQNFIPVIDDQGVFIGILRRQELIKELINVVSDQLPDAINS from the coding sequence ATGAAAAATCACCTCTTTCACTTACTACCTAAAAGTAATACCGTCTTTTTAAACAGTACTGATTCCTATCAACAGGCCTATAATATGTTTGTACTGACGAATTACACTGCCTTACCAGTCATTAATAAAAAAGGACAGTATGTGGGAACCATCTGTGAAGGCGATCTTCTGCGAGTGCTTTCTCTAAGTATCACACACCCGGAAATCAACTTGGATACCTTTGAAATTAAGGATATTGAATTTAAGACTAAAACCGAAGTAGCACGAATTAATGAAAATTTTGACAGACTAGTTGCCCTTGCAGTCAGTCAAAATTTTATTCCGGTCATCGATGATCAAGGCGTATTCATCGGCATCTTAAGACGACAGGAATTGATCAAGGAGTTAATTAATGTCGTCTCCGATCAGCTCCCCGATGCAATTAACAGTTAA
- the typA gene encoding translational GTPase TypA yields MNNKQPIINIAVIAHVDAGKSTLVDALLSQSGVFRENQEVVDCIMDSNDLERERGITIYSKNCSIMYQDIKINIVDTPGHADFSSEVERILKTVDTVVLLVDSSEGPMPQTRFVLNKSLEQGLKPILLINKIDKKDQRAEEVVDMVFDLFVELKANDEQLDFPILYGIAKEGIAIKDMEDEKIDLKPLFETIVEHVGLQEDKSLEPLQMQVSSLAYDDYIGRLGIGKIYSGTIHTGEQIEICKRDGSFQKAKVNQVFVYRGLSRVEVKEAKAGDIVVVSGMPDISIGETIGEINQVQPMELIEIEEPTLSMNFLVNKSPFAGEVGKFVTTRHLRARLEKELEVNVGMTVEELEDTTDGFKVSGRGELHLSILLENMRREGYEIAVSKPEVIMHRDENGHLLEPVESVLVSVPDTYSGTVISKLNLRKGRMEGMYSEEGWTKLEFVVPTRGLLGYQNEFINDTHGEGTLVRRFYDFEDHKGEIPQRQNGVLISQFNGETMAYSLFNLSERGELLVRAGTKVYEGMIIGINSRNDDMTVNPTKNKKLTNVRASGSDEALKLIEPREMTLEQALEFINDDELVEITPTDIRIRKKILSELDRKRSNR; encoded by the coding sequence ATGAATAACAAACAGCCCATTATTAACATTGCTGTTATAGCCCATGTTGATGCCGGTAAATCAACACTTGTCGATGCATTACTCAGCCAAAGTGGTGTTTTCCGTGAGAATCAAGAGGTTGTTGATTGTATTATGGACAGCAATGATCTTGAACGTGAGCGAGGGATTACTATCTATTCCAAAAACTGTTCAATTATGTATCAGGATATAAAGATTAATATCGTTGACACACCAGGCCATGCGGATTTTTCTTCAGAAGTTGAGCGAATTCTAAAAACAGTTGATACAGTTGTGTTACTGGTTGACTCCAGCGAAGGGCCGATGCCTCAGACTCGATTTGTCCTTAATAAATCTTTAGAGCAGGGACTAAAACCGATTCTTTTAATCAATAAAATTGACAAGAAGGATCAGCGGGCGGAAGAAGTTGTTGATATGGTTTTTGATCTCTTTGTTGAGCTGAAAGCAAATGATGAGCAGCTCGATTTCCCGATTCTTTATGGAATTGCTAAGGAAGGAATTGCCATTAAAGATATGGAAGATGAAAAAATTGATCTTAAGCCTTTATTTGAGACAATCGTTGAACATGTCGGTCTGCAGGAAGATAAAAGTCTTGAACCTTTACAGATGCAGGTATCGTCACTTGCCTACGATGACTATATTGGTCGTCTGGGGATTGGTAAAATCTATTCAGGAACAATTCATACTGGTGAACAAATTGAAATTTGCAAAAGAGATGGCAGTTTTCAAAAAGCTAAAGTTAATCAGGTATTTGTTTATCGTGGTTTATCGAGGGTTGAAGTCAAAGAAGCTAAAGCCGGAGATATTGTAGTTGTATCTGGAATGCCTGATATTTCTATTGGTGAGACAATTGGTGAAATTAACCAGGTTCAGCCGATGGAGCTGATTGAAATAGAAGAACCTACTTTATCAATGAACTTCCTGGTAAACAAATCTCCGTTTGCTGGTGAAGTCGGTAAGTTTGTGACAACCAGACATTTAAGAGCACGACTTGAGAAAGAGCTGGAAGTTAATGTAGGGATGACTGTTGAAGAATTAGAAGATACAACAGATGGTTTTAAAGTTTCCGGAAGAGGCGAACTACATCTGTCAATCCTTTTGGAAAATATGCGACGTGAAGGTTATGAGATTGCTGTTTCTAAGCCAGAGGTTATTATGCATCGTGATGAGAACGGTCACCTTTTAGAGCCCGTCGAAAGTGTTCTGGTATCAGTTCCCGATACTTATTCAGGGACAGTAATATCGAAATTAAATCTGAGAAAAGGCCGAATGGAGGGGATGTACAGCGAAGAAGGGTGGACAAAACTTGAGTTCGTAGTACCTACCAGAGGTTTACTGGGATACCAGAATGAGTTTATCAATGATACTCACGGAGAAGGAACCCTTGTTCGCCGCTTCTACGACTTTGAAGATCATAAGGGAGAAATCCCGCAACGCCAGAACGGAGTATTGATTTCACAATTCAATGGGGAAACTATGGCATATTCGCTGTTTAACCTCAGTGAACGAGGAGAATTATTGGTCCGTGCAGGCACGAAGGTTTATGAAGGCATGATTATTGGAATTAACAGCCGTAATGATGATATGACTGTTAATCCGACAAAAAATAAAAAACTGACTAATGTTCGGGCATCAGGTTCTGATGAAGCATTAAAACTTATTGAACCACGGGAAATGACTTTAGAACAGGCACTTGAATTTATTAATGATGATGAGTTAGTTGAAATTACACCGACGGATATTAGAATTCGAAAGAAAATTCTTTCTGAACTGGATAGAAAACGTAGCAATCGATAG
- the cdaA gene encoding diadenylate cyclase CdaA: MEALLINLQSRITISSIIEVIIISFMIFQLLIYIRGTQAEQIFKGLVILLILAPISSLLGFTTLNLVITSAFTWAFIFVVVVFQSEFRTALEHLGNNRFFKNVLKKPTEDHLEKDVSKIMKAVDNLSKERVGALIVLEKNTGLNNIINTGIELDASISDQLLENIFTPNRPLHDGAVIINLPSRRIRAAGCLLPLSENRNLGSELGTRHRAGLGISEKSDAIVIIVSEETGKISYTSRGTLFHDVILEVMEQIILENFAISEEETTTGRISKIWGKFDGKEKNSDS, translated from the coding sequence ATGGAAGCACTTTTAATTAATTTACAATCAAGGATTACAATTTCAAGTATCATCGAAGTTATCATTATTTCCTTTATGATTTTTCAGTTGTTGATCTATATACGTGGAACACAAGCCGAGCAGATTTTTAAAGGTCTGGTTATTCTACTTATTTTGGCACCAATCAGTTCCTTGCTGGGATTTACAACATTGAATCTGGTAATAACAAGTGCCTTTACATGGGCATTTATTTTTGTTGTCGTGGTATTTCAGTCAGAGTTTCGAACTGCGCTTGAACATTTAGGTAATAATCGTTTTTTTAAGAACGTGCTTAAAAAACCGACTGAAGACCATTTAGAAAAAGATGTATCGAAAATAATGAAGGCAGTTGACAATCTCTCAAAGGAAAGGGTTGGGGCTTTGATCGTGCTGGAGAAAAATACCGGCCTGAATAATATTATTAATACTGGTATAGAACTTGATGCCAGTATCAGTGATCAGCTACTGGAAAATATTTTCACACCCAATCGACCGCTTCATGATGGCGCAGTAATTATCAATTTACCATCCCGTCGAATCAGAGCTGCAGGTTGTCTTTTACCTTTATCAGAGAACCGAAATTTAGGCAGTGAATTGGGAACACGGCATCGAGCAGGTTTGGGAATTTCGGAGAAATCAGATGCTATTGTTATTATCGTATCTGAGGAGACAGGAAAAATCTCGTACACATCCAGAGGAACTTTATTTCATGATGTAATTCTGGAAGTAATGGAACAGATTATTCTAGAAAACTTTGCGATCAGTGAAGAAGAGACAACGACTGGGCGAATCAGTAAAATCTGGGGGAAATTTGATGGAAAAGAAAAGAATTCCGATTCATGA